One Rosa chinensis cultivar Old Blush chromosome 3, RchiOBHm-V2, whole genome shotgun sequence DNA window includes the following coding sequences:
- the LOC112193465 gene encoding transcription factor MYB60, with protein sequence MGRPPCCEKVGIKKGPWTPEEDIILVSYIQEHGPGNWRAVPANTGLLRCSKSCRLRWTNYLRPGIKRGNFTPHEEGMIIHLQALLGNKWAAIASYLPQRTDNDIKNYWNTHLKKKLKKIQSAVDHHQQQQPQAQNNILGSSISDSTTSNSTHHQYPHRNNVNDITSHASTTTLSLRSINQSSSSSSGGIYASSTENISRLLEGWMRTSPKSTYANLVTKPSHDREENPKGGQDQDEGCDHDLLSHEAFQSILSFDNLNNVNAASWDRSSTTNCDSSSIKQVSQTQCSTAAAIANEKDKHIIRACESTNTPPLSFLEKWLLDESAAGQVLEDRMMELSPISLV encoded by the exons ATGGGAAGGCCTCCTTGCTGTGAGAAGGTTGGCATCAAGAAAGGTCCATGGACACCTGAAGAGGATATCATTCTTGTTTCTTACATCCAAGAACATGGTCCAGGCAATTGGAGAGCAGTGCCAGCCAACACTG GGTTGTTGAGGTGCAGCAAGAGTTGCAGGCTTAGATGGACTAACTATCTCAGACCTGGAATCAAGAGAGGGAACTTCACACCTCATGAAGAAGGGATGATAATTCATTTGCAAGCTTTATTGGGTAACAA ATGGGCAGCTATAGCTTCTTACCTCCCACAAAGAACAGACAATGATATAAAGAATTACTGGAACACCCACTTGAAGAAGAAGCTCAAGAAGATTCAGTCAGCTGTTGATCATCATCAGCAGCAGCAACCTCAGGCTCAAAATAATATATTGGGATCATCTATATCAGACTCGACAACAAGTAATTCTACTCATCATCAATATCCTCACAGGAATAATGTCAATGACATCACAAGCCATGCCTCGACAACAACTCTCAGTCTCAGGTCCATAAAccagtcctcctcctcctcctccggtgGTATATATGCCTCCAGCACCGAGAACATTTCGCGACTTCTTGAAGGATGGATGAGAACCTCGCCAAAGAGTACTTACGCTAACCTTGTAACCAAACCATCTCATGATcgtgaagaaaacccaaaagGTGGCCAAGACCAAGATGAAGGCTGTGATCATGATCTTTTATCTCATGAAGCATTCCAATCGATTTTGTCCTTCGACAACTTGAATAATGTTAATGCTGCTTCCTGGGACAGGTCTAGTACTACTAATTGTGATTCTAGTTCTATCAAGCAGGTGTCTCAAACCCAATGTAGTACTGCAGCTGCCATTGCAAATGAGAAGGATAAGCACATTATTAGAGCCTGTGAAAGCACGAACACTCCTCCATTATCATTTCTTGAGAAATGGCTTCTGGATGAAAGTGCTGCTGGACAAGTACTAGAGGATCGAATGATGGAATTGTCTCCAATTTCCCTGGTGTGA